The following are encoded together in the Pedobacter sp. D749 genome:
- a CDS encoding FtsX-like permease family protein, with protein MNFEYFIAGRIAIKSERTFSKLIVRIAITGVMLSLAVMILSIAIIKGFKTEIQDKVRGYLGDVQITRYDLNNSFEHSPFVMDGETKKILKNNRDIEYYYPFATKPAILSANNEIEGINFKGIDKSYKWDYIKQHIISGTIIDFSDSTAAMQELLISNYTANRLKLKTGDDFIMYFVQNQLRPRKFKIVGIYDIGVEDIDKGFVLGNLNIIKRLNNWKANEIGGIEIRIKDFNRLKPIADNIYENLPRHLRSYSIEENFPNIFTWLGLLDVNTNVLLILMLIVGVINMVTALLIMILEKTNMIGMLKSFGASNWSIMKIFLYNAAYLIGIGLLLGNILGLGLGFLQQSTHIFKLNQASYFLAYAPIEFHFIDVLLLNIVTIVVCLTVLIIPSLLISKVSPLKAIRFK; from the coding sequence TTGAATTTCGAATATTTCATAGCAGGGCGGATAGCCATTAAATCTGAGCGCACTTTTTCAAAACTTATCGTTCGCATTGCAATAACTGGCGTGATGTTGAGTTTGGCTGTTATGATTCTTTCTATAGCCATTATTAAAGGCTTTAAAACTGAAATACAGGATAAAGTTAGGGGCTATTTAGGTGATGTACAGATTACCCGTTACGATCTGAATAATTCTTTTGAGCATTCTCCTTTCGTAATGGATGGAGAAACTAAAAAAATCCTCAAAAATAATCGGGATATAGAATATTATTATCCTTTTGCTACAAAACCTGCCATCCTTTCGGCCAATAATGAAATTGAAGGCATTAATTTTAAAGGGATAGATAAAAGCTATAAGTGGGATTACATTAAACAGCATATTATAAGCGGAACCATCATCGATTTTTCTGACAGTACAGCTGCCATGCAAGAACTGCTCATTTCGAATTATACGGCTAATCGTTTAAAACTCAAAACAGGTGATGATTTTATCATGTACTTTGTTCAAAATCAGTTACGCCCGCGTAAATTTAAAATTGTAGGGATTTACGATATTGGTGTAGAAGATATCGATAAGGGCTTTGTGCTGGGTAATCTTAATATTATTAAACGGCTGAATAACTGGAAAGCCAACGAAATTGGGGGGATAGAAATCAGGATTAAGGACTTTAACAGGCTTAAACCTATCGCCGATAATATTTATGAAAATCTTCCCCGCCATTTGCGCTCTTATTCAATTGAAGAAAATTTTCCGAATATTTTCACCTGGTTAGGCCTTCTTGATGTTAACACCAATGTGCTTTTAATCCTGATGCTCATTGTAGGGGTAATTAACATGGTTACCGCATTGCTGATCATGATTTTAGAAAAAACAAATATGATCGGGATGCTGAAATCTTTTGGGGCCAGTAACTGGAGCATCATGAAAATTTTCCTTTACAACGCAGCTTATTTGATTGGTATTGGCTTGTTGCTTGGAAATATTCTGGGCTTAGGACTTGGCTTCTTGCAGCAGTCCACGCACATTTTTAAACTTAACCAGGCGTCTTACTTTTTAGCTTATGCACCCATAGAATTTCATTTTATCGATGTGCTGCTGCTTAATATTGTTACGATAGTGGTGTGTTTAACGGTTTTAATTATTCCTTCATTATTGATCAGCAAGGTTTCTCCGCTTAAGGCAATCAGATTTAAATAA
- a CDS encoding exo-beta-N-acetylmuramidase NamZ domain-containing protein, whose product MIKTVKLPTAIKTGAEQTEKYLPLLKGKRVGMVVNPTSVIGTQTSVDSLLKRGVKIQKIFGPEHGFRGNASAGVTVNDDVDSKTGIKAISLYGKHSTPTAEDLADIDIMVFDIQDVGVRFYTYINTLQHVMEACAANNKTLLILDRPNPNGYLIDGPILDPKFKSGIGVQPIPIAHGLTVGEYAQMLNGEGWLKNKVKCKITIIKNANYNHDMAYTLPVKPSPNLNTQQSILLYPSTCLFEGTYLNHGRGTMFPFTVVGAPYLKGKFDFSFTPKSIKGMSETPLFQDQVCYGLDLRTYDTSKLVKSKQINISWLIELYQASPRKEDFFNTKLSKEMGTIERLVGVADFRQQVIDGKSEAEIRASWEPGLSAYKTMRKKYLLYN is encoded by the coding sequence ATGATCAAGACTGTTAAACTACCAACGGCAATTAAAACTGGTGCAGAACAGACCGAAAAATATCTCCCGCTGTTAAAAGGTAAACGTGTTGGTATGGTCGTTAACCCTACATCGGTTATCGGTACGCAGACTTCGGTTGATAGCCTGCTGAAACGAGGCGTTAAAATCCAGAAAATATTTGGTCCTGAACATGGTTTTAGAGGCAATGCCAGTGCCGGCGTTACCGTTAACGATGATGTTGATTCCAAAACAGGTATAAAAGCCATTTCGCTTTATGGCAAACACAGCACGCCTACAGCTGAAGATTTGGCAGATATTGACATTATGGTATTCGATATCCAGGATGTTGGGGTCCGTTTTTACACCTATATCAATACCTTACAGCACGTTATGGAAGCTTGTGCAGCAAACAATAAAACATTATTGATTTTAGACCGTCCAAATCCAAATGGCTATTTAATTGATGGGCCGATTTTAGATCCAAAATTTAAATCGGGTATTGGGGTGCAACCTATTCCTATTGCGCATGGCTTAACGGTTGGTGAATATGCACAAATGTTAAATGGTGAAGGCTGGTTGAAAAATAAGGTGAAATGCAAAATAACCATTATCAAAAACGCGAATTATAATCATGATATGGCGTATACTTTACCGGTTAAACCCTCTCCAAACTTAAATACGCAGCAATCTATTTTACTTTATCCATCTACCTGTTTATTTGAAGGCACTTATTTAAATCACGGCCGTGGAACAATGTTTCCTTTTACTGTTGTTGGGGCACCATACCTAAAAGGTAAATTCGATTTCAGTTTTACGCCAAAAAGCATAAAAGGAATGTCTGAAACACCACTATTTCAAGACCAGGTTTGTTATGGCTTAGATTTAAGAACTTACGATACCTCAAAACTGGTAAAATCGAAACAGATAAACATCAGCTGGTTAATCGAATTATATCAGGCATCGCCAAGAAAAGAAGATTTCTTTAATACCAAATTAAGTAAAGAAATGGGTACTATCGAAAGATTGGTTGGGGTGGCAGATTTCAGGCAACAGGTAATTGATGGAAAAAGTGAAGCAGAAATCAGGGCGAGTTGGGAACCCGGCCTAAGTGCGTACAAAACAATGCGTAAGAAATATTTGCTATATAATTAA
- a CDS encoding DNA topoisomerase IB, which translates to MVQGKDVVKASGLVYVTDTMPGIYRKGKPGKFHYEDKNGNKITDEKHLDRIKALVIPPAWQNVWIANKPNAYLQVTGIDAAGRKQYKYHAKWTNRRSEDKYFRLFEFGKALPNARKNLEKDLRRKDFDERKVLAISVDVLQKTLIRVGNESYKQLYGSFGLTTLRDKHVKIEGSKITMDFVGKKGVRQKVVLNDRSLAKLVKKCRDIPGQELFQFYTHGKEHKSIDSGKINTYIKEITGDDFTAKDFRTWGGTLEALRQFSNCSADENFNLNSKKTIVTVLDCVAKKLGNTRAVCKSSYVYPLLLTAYENDELGKYIKKMNNNKITGKLGLAHEEKVLLSFLKANSK; encoded by the coding sequence ATGGTACAAGGCAAAGATGTTGTTAAAGCAAGTGGACTGGTATACGTAACTGATACTATGCCTGGGATTTACCGGAAAGGGAAACCAGGTAAATTCCATTATGAAGATAAGAATGGTAATAAAATTACTGATGAAAAGCATCTTGACCGAATTAAAGCATTGGTCATTCCTCCGGCCTGGCAAAATGTATGGATAGCAAATAAACCCAACGCCTACTTACAGGTTACCGGTATAGATGCTGCGGGCAGGAAGCAATATAAATACCATGCAAAGTGGACAAACCGCCGTTCCGAAGATAAATATTTTCGTTTATTCGAATTTGGAAAAGCATTGCCCAATGCCCGGAAAAATCTGGAAAAAGATCTCCGCAGAAAAGATTTCGACGAACGTAAAGTATTGGCGATTTCTGTAGACGTACTTCAAAAAACGCTAATCCGTGTGGGTAATGAAAGTTATAAGCAGCTGTATGGTTCTTTTGGCTTAACTACACTTCGCGATAAACATGTTAAAATTGAGGGGAGTAAAATAACGATGGATTTTGTTGGGAAAAAAGGTGTCCGACAGAAAGTGGTATTAAACGACCGGTCGCTCGCAAAACTGGTTAAAAAATGCAGGGATATCCCCGGACAGGAATTATTTCAGTTTTATACCCATGGAAAAGAACATAAAAGCATCGATTCGGGTAAAATAAACACTTATATTAAAGAAATTACAGGAGATGATTTTACGGCCAAAGATTTTAGAACCTGGGGCGGAACATTAGAAGCATTGCGCCAGTTTTCGAACTGCAGTGCTGATGAGAATTTTAACCTAAATTCAAAAAAAACAATCGTTACGGTTTTAGATTGTGTAGCGAAAAAATTAGGCAATACCAGAGCGGTTTGTAAAAGTTCTTACGTGTATCCGCTGTTGCTTACCGCTTATGAGAATGATGAACTGGGGAAATACATAAAAAAAATGAACAACAATAAAATAACCGGAAAATTGGGACTAGCGCATGAAGAGAAAGTTTTATTGTCGTTTTTAAAAGCAAATAGTAAATAG
- the fmt gene encoding methionyl-tRNA formyltransferase yields MKIVFMGTPDFAVASLDALVQANFDVVAVVTAPDKPAGRGQKLNESAVKKYAVEKGIPVLQPEKLKNPEFIAELKSYQADLQVVVAFRMLPEVVWDMPPKGTINLHGSLLPQYRGAAPINHAIINGEKESGVTTFFLTHEIDTGNIILSDSTAIANDETAGDLHDKLMYIGANLLVKTLKAIEAGEVNEQPQPQSGELKHAPKIFKDDCKIDWNNEAQTVYNLIRGLSPYPTAFTFLNDKTLKVFKAEIEDKEPGIVAGGFLTDGKTYLKFAAKDGFIKLLDIQYEGKKRMLIEDFLRGMRL; encoded by the coding sequence ATGAAAATAGTTTTTATGGGTACGCCCGATTTCGCAGTAGCTTCTTTAGATGCCTTAGTTCAAGCCAATTTCGATGTAGTTGCAGTGGTTACTGCACCAGACAAACCTGCTGGCCGTGGCCAAAAACTGAATGAAAGTGCAGTAAAAAAATATGCTGTAGAAAAAGGAATTCCCGTTTTACAACCTGAAAAATTAAAGAATCCTGAGTTTATTGCCGAACTAAAGTCTTACCAAGCCGATTTACAAGTAGTAGTGGCTTTTAGAATGTTACCCGAAGTGGTATGGGATATGCCTCCAAAGGGAACCATTAACTTACACGGATCACTTTTGCCACAATACCGTGGTGCCGCACCAATAAACCACGCCATTATAAACGGAGAGAAAGAAAGTGGTGTAACAACTTTTTTCCTTACTCATGAAATTGATACCGGTAATATTATCCTTAGTGATAGTACCGCCATTGCCAATGATGAAACCGCAGGCGACCTACACGATAAACTGATGTACATAGGTGCCAACCTACTGGTAAAAACGCTTAAAGCAATTGAGGCTGGCGAGGTTAACGAACAACCTCAGCCACAAAGCGGCGAATTAAAGCATGCACCTAAAATCTTCAAAGACGATTGCAAAATCGACTGGAATAACGAAGCGCAGACGGTTTATAATTTAATTCGCGGCCTGAGCCCTTATCCTACTGCTTTTACTTTTTTAAACGATAAAACGCTGAAGGTATTTAAGGCCGAAATAGAAGATAAAGAACCGGGTATAGTTGCTGGCGGCTTTTTAACAGACGGTAAAACCTATTTAAAATTTGCCGCTAAAGATGGTTTTATCAAGCTTTTAGATATTCAGTACGAAGGAAAAAAACGAATGCTGATCGAAGATTTCTTGAGAGGAATGCGGTTGTAA